The Ignatzschineria rhizosphaerae genome contains a region encoding:
- a CDS encoding MFS transporter, with product MTQTMEVKKTQSFKQVVTASMVGTIAEWYEFFIYGIASSLVFGKLFFPNAGTALDGILIAFGTYAIGFLARPIGGIVFGHFGDKLGRKRLLQISILMMGVSTFSMGLLPGFATIGYAAPILLVVLRFIQGFAVGGEWGGAVLLITEHSPENRRGFWASFPQAAACMGNLIASLVLFGMTIFLSDEAFLSWGWRVAFWLSALIIFLAYYIRRNIHDAPIFQEAQKKIKQSKQQSGIKELLTSFPKEAILTVTMRMAENAVYYIIVVFTITYLAVIHDVKYSNILWLLAIANAFQFFSMIFSGYLADMIGRKKTIIYGYLGLFIWIFFYFPALDSNNFFIYIIAMCVGLFLQGCCYAPQAAFLSEIFPTRVRYTGSSWAYQIASILGGSLAPIIAVYLLKTYDGTNQIVIYIVTLIIISLASVFMFKETKGISLYEVDKQHETSLSELKNS from the coding sequence ATGACCCAAACAATGGAAGTGAAAAAAACGCAAAGTTTTAAACAGGTCGTTACCGCATCTATGGTGGGAACCATTGCTGAATGGTATGAATTTTTTATATACGGAATTGCCAGTTCCTTAGTCTTTGGCAAACTCTTTTTCCCAAATGCAGGCACAGCTTTAGATGGGATCTTAATTGCTTTTGGCACCTATGCTATTGGATTCCTTGCTCGTCCTATTGGAGGAATTGTATTTGGACACTTTGGAGATAAACTGGGACGCAAGCGTTTATTACAAATTAGTATCTTAATGATGGGTGTTTCGACTTTCTCCATGGGATTACTTCCTGGATTTGCCACAATTGGATACGCCGCGCCAATTTTATTAGTTGTACTTCGTTTTATCCAAGGATTTGCAGTTGGAGGCGAATGGGGAGGAGCTGTCCTATTAATTACAGAACATAGCCCTGAAAATAGACGTGGCTTCTGGGCAAGCTTCCCACAAGCAGCAGCCTGTATGGGTAACCTCATCGCTAGCCTTGTATTATTTGGTATGACGATATTCCTTTCCGACGAGGCATTTTTATCTTGGGGCTGGAGAGTCGCATTCTGGTTATCTGCTTTGATTATTTTCTTAGCATATTATATCAGAAGAAATATTCATGATGCCCCCATATTCCAAGAAGCACAGAAAAAAATTAAACAGAGTAAGCAACAATCAGGTATTAAAGAATTACTAACCTCATTTCCTAAAGAAGCTATTTTAACCGTTACAATGCGCATGGCTGAAAATGCGGTGTATTATATCATTGTAGTCTTTACAATCACCTATCTTGCTGTCATCCATGATGTAAAATATTCAAATATTTTATGGTTATTAGCAATCGCAAATGCCTTCCAATTTTTCTCAATGATTTTTAGTGGTTATCTTGCAGATATGATTGGACGTAAAAAAACTATTATTTATGGTTACCTTGGACTGTTTATCTGGATTTTCTTCTACTTCCCTGCTTTAGATAGTAATAATTTCTTTATATACATCATTGCTATGTGTGTAGGTTTATTCTTGCAAGGTTGCTGCTATGCCCCGCAGGCTGCATTTTTATCAGAAATATTTCCAACAAGAGTTCGCTATACAGGCTCATCTTGGGCATACCAAATTGCCTCTATCCTAGGTGGATCCCTAGCCCCTATTATCGCTGTCTATTTACTAAAAACATATGATGGAACAAACCAAATTGTGATCTATATTGTGACACTTATCATTATCTCCTTAGCTTCTGTATTTATGTTTAAAGAAACAAAGGGTATTTCCTTATATGAAGTTGATAAACAGCACGAAACTTCTTTATCTGAATTAAAAAACTCATAA
- a CDS encoding iron-containing alcohol dehydrogenase has translation MLLKTTMLTNTYHGWGALDSLPQLVEPFHVKTILLIIDPFLKNNDLFEKLMLLLAPYEVVIFDQITTEPTLEQAESLVKFAKNSNCDLVVGLGGGSVLDVAKLVAVLVTHEGNVVEYLNLSGHKKLKDKGIPKIIIPTTSGTGSEVTNISVLSLEGSKDVVSHDYLLADIAILDPKLTVTVPPKVTAATGIDALTHAIESYLSVNSNPITEGLALHAIFLITRSLSDVVFNGSNKAARIDLSYGSYLAGLSFFNAGVGGVHALAYPLGGQYGISHGESNALLLPYVLNYIRSSCIDKLRDIYVAMGFEIGSNDNEQVSKWCIKAIEDLITDIGIPNTLQAFDIPESGLVKLAEDAIKQTRLLARSPMELSFEDILNIYQNAWKGM, from the coding sequence ATGCTATTAAAAACAACAATGTTGACTAATACTTACCATGGATGGGGAGCTTTAGATTCATTGCCACAACTCGTAGAGCCTTTCCACGTAAAGACAATTTTATTAATAATAGATCCTTTTTTAAAAAATAATGATTTATTCGAGAAGCTAATGCTTTTGTTGGCTCCCTATGAAGTTGTTATTTTTGATCAAATAACAACTGAACCAACCCTAGAACAGGCGGAGAGTTTAGTAAAATTTGCTAAAAATTCTAATTGTGATTTGGTCGTTGGACTAGGGGGGGGGAGTGTTTTAGATGTAGCAAAGTTGGTTGCAGTGCTAGTAACGCATGAAGGAAATGTTGTTGAATATTTAAATTTAAGTGGGCATAAAAAATTAAAGGATAAAGGTATTCCTAAAATCATTATCCCAACAACTTCTGGTACAGGCTCAGAAGTTACAAATATCTCTGTTTTATCTTTAGAAGGTAGTAAAGATGTCGTTTCTCATGATTATTTGTTAGCTGATATTGCGATATTAGATCCAAAATTAACAGTTACGGTTCCACCGAAGGTTACAGCGGCAACAGGCATTGATGCCTTAACTCATGCAATTGAAAGTTATTTATCGGTTAATTCTAATCCTATTACAGAAGGTTTAGCTTTACATGCAATTTTCCTAATTACTAGATCTCTGAGTGACGTTGTATTTAATGGAAGTAATAAAGCTGCAAGGATAGATTTAAGCTACGGTAGTTATTTAGCAGGATTATCTTTTTTTAATGCTGGTGTTGGGGGGGTGCATGCTTTGGCCTATCCTTTAGGTGGGCAATATGGAATTAGTCATGGGGAGTCAAACGCATTATTACTTCCTTATGTGCTTAACTATATTAGGTCATCATGTATTGATAAACTGCGTGATATTTATGTAGCAATGGGATTTGAAATAGGAAGTAATGATAATGAGCAGGTTTCAAAATGGTGTATTAAAGCGATTGAAGATTTGATTACAGATATTGGTATTCCTAATACACTGCAGGCTTTTGATATCCCTGAATCAGGCTTGGTAAAACTAGCAGAAGATGCAATTAAGCAAACCCGCTTATTAGCGAGAAGCCCAATGGAACTCTCTTTTGAAGATATTTTAAATATTTATCAGAACGCTTGGAAGGGGATGTAG
- a CDS encoding LacI family DNA-binding transcriptional regulator → MKKNKKILEGRASSINVAKLAKVSQATVSRVLNHPDKVGEETRNRVLKAIEELKYVPNQNARDLVSGSSKVITLISGPLENPFFVDSTASIVHFATEKGYKVNIYIVDDSDIEETYRQALSNRPDGLIMSCIFYDDPIIEHLERLDIPFVTFNRRHRQKLNYVEFDNYSAAKQACHFLYEKQYDSIFWVGGMLDVSTFKYRFKGFKDTYEEIYQSTLNPLDFMNKKVIDYNMLRENIWYWYQKNPGKKAILAATDSIAINLLSLTKEMGLSCPDEVGIIGIDNVELSKHPYINLTTVGGAQNLGLIAIQELIYTIEHQSNTNIAYTISTQIFDRGTIK, encoded by the coding sequence GTGAAAAAAAATAAAAAAATATTAGAAGGAAGGGCATCTTCAATTAATGTTGCAAAACTTGCTAAAGTTTCTCAAGCCACTGTTTCTAGAGTGTTAAATCATCCTGATAAGGTAGGGGAAGAGACTAGGAATCGGGTATTAAAGGCGATTGAGGAGCTTAAATATGTTCCTAATCAAAATGCTCGAGACCTTGTTTCAGGATCTTCCAAAGTAATTACTTTGATTTCAGGACCATTAGAAAATCCTTTTTTCGTAGACTCAACGGCTTCAATTGTTCATTTTGCTACGGAAAAAGGCTATAAAGTGAATATTTATATTGTGGATGATTCAGATATAGAGGAGACATATAGACAAGCATTATCTAACCGCCCTGATGGTTTAATAATGTCTTGTATTTTTTATGATGATCCTATTATCGAGCATTTAGAAAGATTAGATATCCCGTTTGTAACATTCAATCGTCGACATCGGCAGAAATTAAATTATGTTGAATTTGATAATTATAGTGCCGCTAAACAAGCGTGCCATTTTCTATATGAGAAACAATATGACTCCATTTTTTGGGTAGGAGGTATGCTTGATGTAAGTACCTTTAAATATCGTTTTAAAGGATTTAAAGACACTTACGAAGAGATTTACCAAAGTACGCTAAATCCTTTAGACTTTATGAATAAAAAAGTCATTGATTATAATATGTTAAGGGAAAATATTTGGTATTGGTATCAGAAAAATCCGGGGAAGAAAGCCATTTTGGCTGCTACCGACTCTATTGCGATTAATTTGTTAAGTTTAACTAAGGAGATGGGATTATCCTGTCCTGATGAGGTAGGTATTATCGGCATTGATAATGTGGAATTAAGTAAGCATCCTTATATTAATTTAACGACAGTTGGTGGAGCTCAAAACCTAGGCTTAATCGCTATTCAGGAGTTAATATATACAATTGAGCATCAATCGAATACCAATATTGCTTATACTATTTCGACACAGATATTTGATCGGGGAACGATAAAATAA
- a CDS encoding DMT family transporter, with product MNAYFFPFFAVSIWAFNTIVSKLSVGVVDASAMAFYRWFFAFLVLTPFVIRGVWREIITVKANFGKIVILGLLRIVIYQSIIYVAVQTVPATTLAIFGGLVPILILFCSTLILRTPLTIWMLLGFVLAFMGVIYLSSKGELTNLSALKGQTGEMLLFLSSSAYALYTVLVKKWDIQLTTWRFLYLQIGIGILILLPFFLYQGNYQLSKDAFGLISYAAIPASLLAPYLWLKGVEKIGANYCALFLNLTPLLTITLAMIILKEPIHQYFIIGAGLIILGISCTFIRGKRFLS from the coding sequence ATGAATGCTTACTTTTTCCCATTTTTCGCAGTTTCGATCTGGGCTTTTAATACGATTGTTAGTAAACTCAGTGTCGGTGTTGTAGATGCTTCGGCAATGGCTTTTTATCGTTGGTTCTTTGCTTTTTTAGTCTTAACGCCTTTTGTGATTCGTGGTGTATGGCGTGAGATTATTACGGTGAAGGCAAATTTTGGTAAGATTGTGATTCTTGGGTTGCTGCGGATTGTCATTTATCAAAGTATTATCTATGTGGCAGTGCAGACAGTACCGGCAACAACGCTGGCCATCTTTGGGGGATTGGTTCCCATTTTAATACTGTTTTGTAGCACGTTGATTTTAAGAACGCCATTAACGATCTGGATGCTACTTGGCTTTGTCTTAGCTTTTATGGGCGTTATTTACTTAAGTAGTAAAGGAGAACTCACTAATTTAAGCGCCTTAAAAGGGCAGACAGGGGAGATGCTGCTCTTTTTATCTTCTTCAGCCTATGCGCTTTATACCGTTTTAGTGAAGAAGTGGGATATTCAGCTTACTACTTGGCGCTTCCTCTATCTACAAATTGGTATTGGGATTTTAATATTATTGCCTTTTTTCTTATATCAAGGCAACTATCAGCTCTCAAAAGATGCCTTTGGCTTAATCAGCTACGCTGCTATTCCGGCATCATTATTAGCACCTTATTTATGGCTTAAAGGCGTTGAAAAAATTGGGGCAAACTACTGCGCACTATTTCTGAATTTGACGCCGCTTTTAACGATTACATTAGCGATGATTATCTTGAAAGAGCCAATTCATCAATATTTCATTATTGGTGCGGGGCTGATTATTTTAGGCATTAGTTGTACTTTTATTCGGGGAAAGCGATTTTTATCTTAA
- a CDS encoding NUDIX hydrolase, protein MVKPFQNLPKEGTTELAAVLIAVTDSTAKVLTVDHGNTLPNGPLSPIHKSLQAGVRQWVETQTHQSLGYVEQLYTFVDTQRKTSSGHYLIYISYLGLVREETKPLESVAIWQDWYTYFPWEDHRNGRPDFIEQYLYPIFRHWINAGNTIAEQKSREQRVKLCWGISPFSWNEEYVLQRYELMYEVGILPEASNREEVPKLFCGKSMNHDHRRVLASAMARLRAKIKYRPVIFELMPPVFTLLQLQQSIEALAGITLHKQNFRRFIAQQELIEETGKMDQSGPGRPARLYQFREDVLLERSLSGSKLPISR, encoded by the coding sequence ATGGTAAAACCTTTCCAAAATCTCCCTAAAGAAGGCACAACAGAGCTTGCGGCTGTGCTTATCGCTGTCACAGATTCTACAGCAAAAGTGCTAACGGTTGATCATGGAAATACCTTACCTAATGGTCCTTTAAGCCCAATTCATAAGTCGCTCCAAGCCGGCGTTCGCCAATGGGTTGAAACGCAAACTCATCAATCTCTTGGTTATGTTGAACAGCTCTATACCTTTGTCGATACACAGCGAAAAACATCATCAGGGCACTACCTTATTTATATTAGTTACTTAGGACTTGTTCGAGAAGAGACAAAGCCGCTGGAATCAGTGGCAATATGGCAAGATTGGTATACCTATTTTCCTTGGGAAGATCATCGTAATGGCCGCCCTGATTTTATTGAACAGTATCTCTATCCTATTTTTCGGCACTGGATTAATGCCGGCAATACAATCGCAGAACAAAAATCCCGTGAACAGCGTGTAAAGCTCTGCTGGGGAATTTCGCCCTTTTCTTGGAATGAAGAATATGTTTTACAGCGTTATGAGCTGATGTATGAAGTCGGTATCTTGCCAGAAGCATCAAACAGAGAAGAAGTACCTAAACTCTTTTGCGGCAAGTCGATGAATCACGATCATCGTCGAGTACTTGCTTCAGCAATGGCAAGATTACGCGCTAAAATAAAATATCGTCCGGTTATTTTTGAACTCATGCCGCCCGTATTTACCTTATTACAGTTACAGCAGAGCATTGAAGCACTTGCTGGTATTACCCTTCATAAACAAAATTTTAGACGCTTTATCGCCCAGCAAGAACTGATTGAAGAGACTGGCAAGATGGATCAAAGCGGGCCAGGAAGACCTGCAAGACTCTACCAATTTAGAGAAGATGTTCTTCTTGAGAGGTCACTCTCCGGCAGTAAACTACCAATCTCTCGTTAA
- the nadA gene encoding quinolinate synthase NadA: MGYQARKSIDNNDLKSSASSSSKWKISDAFAKAEAEIVLEISDEEKSALISKIEQLLKKHDATLIAHYYTDPEIQALAEKSGGCVADSLEMARFGRDTSSQTLVVAGVRFMGETAKILSPHKKVLMVDINATCSLDLGCPSDDFSNFCDQYPDRTVVVYANTSAKVKARADWVVTSSIGLEIVKYLHEKGEKIIWGPDRHLGRYIAKETGADMVLWQGDCIVHDEFKASGLALYREKYPNAKVLVHPESPERVVKQADIIGSTSQLIAAAKKLTTKQLIVATDQGIFYKMQQAVPEKELLIAPTAGNSATCKSCAMCPWMGMNTLTKLSSVLEHGENEIFIEENIRQEAKKSLDRMLAFADNTKINIRASGDLSQDHTLFANIGPA, encoded by the coding sequence ATGGGATATCAAGCTCGAAAGAGTATCGACAATAATGATTTAAAATCATCAGCTAGTTCATCATCTAAATGGAAGATCAGTGATGCCTTTGCCAAAGCAGAAGCCGAGATAGTATTAGAAATTTCTGATGAGGAAAAAAGCGCCTTAATCAGTAAGATTGAACAATTATTAAAAAAGCATGATGCGACTTTAATTGCGCATTACTATACCGATCCTGAAATACAAGCATTAGCAGAAAAGAGCGGGGGATGCGTGGCTGATTCTTTAGAGATGGCCCGTTTTGGACGAGACACATCATCACAAACATTGGTGGTTGCAGGCGTGAGGTTTATGGGGGAAACGGCAAAAATTTTAAGCCCTCATAAAAAAGTTCTAATGGTAGATATAAATGCGACTTGCTCCTTAGATTTAGGTTGTCCGAGTGATGATTTTTCTAATTTTTGCGATCAATACCCTGATCGTACAGTTGTGGTTTATGCTAATACGAGTGCAAAAGTGAAAGCTCGGGCAGATTGGGTAGTAACTTCTAGTATCGGGCTTGAAATCGTGAAATATCTTCACGAAAAGGGTGAGAAAATTATTTGGGGGCCTGATCGGCATTTAGGGCGCTATATTGCGAAAGAAACAGGCGCTGATATGGTTTTATGGCAGGGCGATTGCATCGTTCATGATGAGTTCAAAGCAAGTGGCTTAGCGCTTTATCGGGAAAAGTATCCGAATGCTAAAGTACTTGTCCATCCTGAATCACCAGAAAGGGTTGTAAAGCAAGCAGATATCATTGGTTCAACCTCTCAATTAATTGCAGCGGCAAAAAAGCTCACTACCAAGCAATTAATTGTGGCCACAGATCAGGGGATTTTTTATAAAATGCAGCAAGCGGTGCCAGAGAAGGAGCTACTGATCGCACCAACTGCCGGCAATAGTGCAACTTGTAAGAGCTGTGCGATGTGTCCTTGGATGGGAATGAATACTCTTACAAAATTATCTAGTGTATTAGAGCATGGCGAGAATGAGATCTTTATCGAGGAGAATATTCGTCAAGAAGCCAAAAAGAGTTTAGATCGTATGTTGGCATTTGCGGATAATACTAAAATCAATATCAGAGCTAGTGGTGATCTAAGCCAAGATCACACTCTTTTTGCTAATATTGGTCCTGCTTAA
- a CDS encoding SDR family NAD(P)-dependent oxidoreductase translates to MFNFKEKTVYITGASGGIAMSCIKKFYNAGANLILTDLHLSDLEAVCRTLNLAPEKVLLMAQDVRNPEDAITAVEEGIKKFGSLDIVIPCAGFYPKSLVKDLSDLQWKDTLSINLDGVFYTIRAAIPYLQDGGAIVNITSIAGHKGSFKHGHYATAKGAVLTLTRTLALELAPAIRVNNVSPGLIDTAMIQDLMNEQGDLLISQTPLNRLGTSDEIANAVMFLASNHASFITGETLHVNGGLYIAS, encoded by the coding sequence ATGTTTAATTTTAAAGAAAAAACAGTTTATATTACCGGAGCATCTGGTGGAATTGCGATGAGCTGTATCAAAAAATTCTATAATGCTGGCGCAAATTTAATTTTAACAGACCTTCATCTTTCAGACTTAGAAGCAGTTTGTAGAACTCTTAATTTAGCGCCTGAAAAAGTATTATTAATGGCCCAAGATGTCAGAAATCCTGAGGATGCTATTACCGCTGTAGAAGAAGGTATCAAAAAATTTGGTAGCCTCGATATCGTAATTCCTTGCGCTGGGTTCTATCCTAAAAGTCTTGTAAAAGACTTATCTGATCTTCAATGGAAAGATACCCTTTCTATCAATTTAGATGGGGTATTTTATACAATACGTGCAGCTATACCCTATCTTCAAGATGGGGGTGCTATTGTTAATATCACTTCAATAGCAGGACACAAAGGAAGCTTCAAACATGGTCACTACGCGACAGCAAAAGGGGCTGTTTTAACATTAACCAGAACTTTAGCACTTGAACTTGCGCCAGCTATACGTGTCAATAATGTTTCTCCTGGATTAATAGATACGGCGATGATTCAAGATTTAATGAATGAACAAGGTGACTTATTAATTTCACAAACGCCTTTAAATAGATTAGGGACTTCTGATGAAATCGCGAATGCAGTAATGTTCCTAGCCTCTAATCATGCCAGCTTTATTACTGGAGAAACATTACATGTCAATGGGGGATTATATATCGCAAGTTAA
- the nadC gene encoding carboxylating nicotinate-nucleotide diphosphorylase, producing MNDISPLPDLLLKPYVEEALKEDLGRRGDITSIAIIESQQLATLHIVSRESGILAGIDLARIAFHLIDPQIEFISKVKDGNPITPNMTLAVVKGNAQALLTAERTALNFVTHLSGIATQVAHIKKMVKAYPVEITCTRKTLPGLRALQKYAVRVGGGRNHRMGLDDAILIKDNHIAIAGNISTAIQKAKAFAGHLIPVEVEVDTLAQLELALKEGIDLVLLDNMPPETLRKAVTLCKGKCQTEASGGISPETIKAVAETGVNFIAMGSLTHSVKSLDIGFDFL from the coding sequence ATGAACGATATTAGCCCACTTCCAGATCTGCTCCTCAAACCTTATGTTGAAGAGGCACTCAAAGAAGATCTTGGTAGACGAGGAGATATTACTAGCATTGCTATTATTGAATCTCAGCAATTAGCAACGCTCCATATTGTTTCAAGAGAGTCTGGTATTCTTGCTGGTATTGACCTTGCAAGAATCGCTTTTCACCTGATTGATCCTCAAATTGAATTCATATCAAAGGTCAAAGATGGTAATCCTATTACCCCGAACATGACTCTAGCTGTTGTCAAAGGCAATGCACAAGCATTGCTAACAGCCGAGCGAACAGCGCTTAACTTCGTGACGCATTTAAGCGGCATCGCAACACAAGTTGCCCATATTAAAAAGATGGTTAAAGCCTATCCCGTTGAAATTACTTGCACACGTAAAACTTTACCAGGATTAAGAGCATTACAAAAATATGCCGTTCGAGTTGGTGGCGGACGAAATCACCGTATGGGGCTTGATGATGCCATTTTAATTAAAGATAATCATATCGCCATTGCCGGCAATATCTCCACTGCAATACAAAAAGCAAAGGCCTTTGCCGGACATCTTATCCCTGTAGAAGTTGAAGTCGATACCCTAGCACAACTTGAGCTTGCCTTAAAAGAAGGAATCGATCTAGTACTCCTTGATAACATGCCTCCAGAAACGTTACGCAAAGCTGTAACGCTTTGTAAAGGTAAATGCCAAACTGAAGCATCAGGTGGCATCTCGCCTGAAACCATCAAAGCCGTTGCTGAAACGGGCGTTAATTTTATTGCCATGGGCTCGTTAACCCATAGTGTGAAGTCTCTCGATATAGGTTTTGATTTTTTATAG
- a CDS encoding alpha/beta hydrolase — protein MTKIDKDTQNLLDIFKANGGKSFEALSVKKSREAYLQNDSARLDKVSIQTIYDQEITTKDQYKIKLRIYEPREEVSKNNQSAAIIFIHGGGWVVGNLETHDSICRMVSKQTNLPIIAIDYRLAPEFPFPCALSDCLDSLKFIAENTHTLKINPNKLIIMGDSAGGNLATVIAHQFNQMPTYTITSEILFYPVTTMITDNASYQRIAEGYPLSAQTMHWFINKYVTDNTDLYNPQLSPLYNEEINNAIKSFIVTAGLDPLCDEGVLYAKKLICNGNYVEFHHLPNTIHGIITTAKAINLGKQYLSRACDFILEHQQ, from the coding sequence ATGACAAAGATAGATAAGGATACTCAAAACCTGCTCGATATCTTTAAGGCTAATGGGGGAAAGAGCTTTGAAGCTCTTTCTGTCAAAAAAAGTCGAGAGGCTTATCTTCAAAATGATAGTGCACGACTAGATAAGGTCTCTATACAGACAATCTATGATCAAGAAATTACAACTAAAGACCAATATAAAATCAAGTTGCGTATTTATGAGCCTAGGGAGGAGGTTTCAAAAAACAACCAATCAGCTGCCATTATCTTTATACATGGTGGTGGCTGGGTTGTAGGTAATCTTGAAACACATGACTCTATATGCCGAATGGTATCAAAGCAGACTAATCTACCAATCATAGCTATAGATTATCGCCTTGCACCAGAATTCCCTTTTCCCTGTGCATTAAGTGACTGTTTAGATTCTTTAAAATTTATTGCTGAAAATACTCATACATTAAAAATTAACCCTAATAAGTTAATAATTATGGGGGATAGTGCTGGCGGAAACCTAGCAACAGTTATTGCCCATCAATTTAATCAAATGCCTACCTACACAATTACAAGTGAGATACTATTTTATCCAGTAACAACCATGATCACTGATAATGCTTCTTATCAAAGAATAGCCGAAGGCTACCCATTATCCGCCCAGACGATGCATTGGTTTATCAATAAATATGTCACTGATAATACAGATTTGTATAACCCTCAACTTTCTCCTCTTTACAATGAAGAAATTAACAACGCTATTAAGAGCTTTATTGTCACTGCCGGTTTAGATCCTTTATGTGATGAGGGAGTTTTATATGCTAAAAAACTCATATGTAATGGTAACTATGTGGAGTTTCATCATCTACCTAATACTATTCACGGTATTATCACTACCGCCAAAGCCATTAATCTTGGTAAACAATATCTATCAAGGGCCTGCGACTTTATTTTAGAGCACCAACAATGA
- a CDS encoding flavin-containing monooxygenase has product MNQLVNHSQHKIVILGAGFGGLGMAAQLKKAGFNDFIIIEKGADIGGVWRDNIYPGAACDTQSHLYCYQFFPHLRVSRLYADQPEFINYMNALIEEYQLRDHIILNAEITKATWDQEQHVWQFIINETKEITSQYFIPAWGQLNTPSIPDFKGLNTFKGQYFHSARWDYAVDLKDKKVASIGAAASAVQYIPEIAPVTKDLTIFQRSANWILPRQQVVFTEEELNQFEENPETFMQSRKELFDMRESGFSVLTQGSDAQKLGMQEAKNYLNETIKDPILREKLTPDYEYGCKRILRTSHYYPALQLPHVHLETTPIQEFYEEGIITTDGKKHPADVVIFGTGFKSQAFHGNLQIEGLNNITLSDYWETGASAYLGITVPHFPNMFLIYGPNTNLNHNSILLMIELQLHYIVQAIEELEEKKIPAITINEEIYSDFNKQLQTNLKETAFSTSCSSWYKNKEGKIINNWSGTVAEYKALVNQFNIQDFTQL; this is encoded by the coding sequence ATGAATCAACTAGTCAATCATTCTCAGCATAAAATTGTCATTCTTGGCGCAGGCTTTGGTGGGCTTGGAATGGCAGCTCAATTAAAAAAAGCTGGCTTCAATGATTTCATCATTATTGAAAAAGGCGCAGATATTGGTGGCGTTTGGAGAGATAACATTTACCCAGGCGCCGCTTGCGATACCCAATCTCATCTTTATTGCTACCAGTTTTTTCCTCATTTACGAGTTAGTAGGCTCTATGCAGATCAACCAGAATTTATTAATTATATGAATGCTCTTATTGAAGAATACCAGTTAAGAGACCATATCATTTTAAATGCAGAAATCACCAAAGCAACCTGGGATCAAGAGCAACATGTTTGGCAATTTATAATTAATGAAACAAAAGAAATTACCTCTCAATACTTTATTCCTGCATGGGGACAATTAAATACCCCTAGCATCCCTGACTTTAAAGGATTAAATACCTTTAAAGGACAATATTTTCACTCTGCTAGATGGGACTATGCCGTTGACTTAAAAGATAAAAAAGTGGCAAGCATCGGGGCTGCAGCAAGTGCAGTTCAATATATTCCTGAAATTGCACCAGTTACTAAAGATCTTACTATTTTCCAAAGATCTGCTAACTGGATACTACCCAGACAACAAGTTGTTTTTACAGAGGAGGAACTTAATCAATTTGAAGAAAATCCAGAAACTTTTATGCAAAGTCGAAAAGAGCTTTTTGATATGCGAGAATCCGGATTTTCAGTGCTAACACAGGGATCTGATGCTCAAAAGCTAGGAATGCAAGAAGCTAAAAACTACCTCAATGAGACAATTAAAGATCCCATCCTTCGAGAAAAACTCACCCCTGATTATGAATACGGTTGCAAACGAATCTTAAGAACAAGCCATTACTATCCTGCACTGCAGCTACCTCATGTTCATTTGGAAACTACTCCTATTCAAGAATTTTATGAAGAGGGAATTATTACAACTGATGGTAAAAAACACCCTGCTGATGTCGTGATTTTTGGTACTGGTTTTAAAAGCCAAGCATTTCACGGCAATTTACAAATAGAGGGGCTTAATAACATTACCTTATCTGATTATTGGGAAACAGGGGCTTCTGCTTATTTAGGTATTACAGTTCCACATTTTCCAAATATGTTTTTAATCTATGGCCCTAATACCAATCTAAACCACAACTCCATCTTACTAATGATAGAGCTACAATTACACTATATTGTTCAAGCTATTGAGGAGCTAGAAGAAAAGAAAATTCCTGCTATCACAATTAACGAGGAAATTTATTCTGATTTCAACAAGCAATTACAAACAAACCTGAAAGAAACTGCTTTTTCAACATCCTGCTCAAGTTGGTATAAAAATAAAGAAGGTAAAATTATTAATAACTGGTCTGGTACCGTTGCTGAGTACAAAGCTCTCGTCAATCAATTTAACATTCAAGATTTCACTCAATTGTAG